The following coding sequences lie in one Oncorhynchus masou masou isolate Uvic2021 chromosome 20, UVic_Omas_1.1, whole genome shotgun sequence genomic window:
- the LOC135506843 gene encoding beta-1,4-galactosyltransferase 1-like, with the protein MLDSSLNFRLRRKGCTLVVVLGVINLLVALFYFMGYSNGFSPNQHIQTQTRIEIDFITVTLPPEDIGHHDLNNSVVTLQTPKLHDIHLPNTTTTTTDNTTTTATTTTTTSWKKLEKCPDPSPHLVGPLRVVFSTPVSLDTVRKENPGLQEGGRYKPHDCVALQKVALIIPFRLRDEHLKFWLYYLHPILQRQQLDYGVYVINQDGDNTFNRAKLMNIGYAEALKEYDYDCFVFSDVDLIPMDDRNTYKCFRQPRHLSVSMDKFDFKLPYNQYFGGVSALSKEQFLEINGFPNNYWGWGGEDDDIFNRVSSRGMSISRPDSEVGKCRMIRHERDKLNDPNPQRFDRIQRTRLTMNTDGINSLKYEVVKVEKDPLFTKITVDVGKP; encoded by the exons ATGCTCGACTCATCTCTCAATTTTAGGCTGCGGAGGAAAGGCTGCACCTTGGTTGTAGTTTTAGGTGTTATTAATCTCTTAGTGGCTTTATTTTATTTCATGGGTTACTCGAATGGGTTCTCACCAAACCAACATATACAGACACAGACGCGAATTGAAATTGATTTTATTACCGTGACACTTCCACCGGAAGATATTGGACATCACGACCTTAATAACAGCGTTGTAACATTGCAAACTCCGAAGCTTCACGATATACATTTACCCAAtacaactactacaacaactgataacactactactactgctactactactactacaacttcgTGGAAAAAGTTAGAAAAATGTCCTGATCCGTCTCCACATCTTG TTGGGCCTCTCAGGGTTGTGTTCTCTACGCCTGTCAGCTTGGATACAGTGAGGAAGGAGAACCCAGGCCTGCAGGAAGGAGGTCGCTACAAACCACATGACTGTGTCGCCCTCCAAAAGGTTGCTCTTATCATCCCCTTCCGCCTTCGTGACGAGCACCTCAAGTTCTGGCTCTACTACCTCCATCCCATCCTTCAGCGCCAACAGCTGGACTATGGCGTCTACGTCATCAATCAG GATGGAGACAACACGTTCAACAGGGCCAAGCTGATGAACATTGGCTATGCTGAGGCCCTGAAAGAGTATGACTACGACTGCTTTGTGTTCAGTGACGTGGACCTCATCCCCATGGATGACCGCAACACCTACAAATGCTTCCGCCAGCCCagacacctgtctgtctccatggaCAAGTTTGATTTCAA GTTGCCCTATAACCAGTACTTTGGCGGTGTCTCAGCGTTAAGTAAGGAGCAGTTCCTGGAAATCAATGGCTTTCCCAACAACTACTGGGGCTGGGGTGGTGAAGATGATGACATTTTCAACAG GGTGAGCTCTAGAGGAATGTCCATCTCTCGTCCAGATAGCGAGGTCGGAAAATGCCGGATGATCCGTCACGAAAGAGACAAACTGAACGACCCAAATCCTCAGAG GTTTGACAGAATACAACGCACAAGACTGACGATGAATACCGACGGTATAAACTCTCTCAAGTACGAAGTCGTCAAAGTGGAAAAGGATCCTCTGTTCACGAAAATCACAGTAGATGTGGGGAAACCTTAG